A window of the Chloroflexi bacterium ADurb.Bin180 genome harbors these coding sequences:
- the minC gene encoding putative septum site-determining protein MinC, whose protein sequence is MATSQVVIKGTRRGPSITLGEGDWKAMLADMEERLQQAPSFFRDSQVHVNVGARDVTGDELRWLLSILNQRGVRLATLRTTSEATANEATALGIRLAPPDAVSDMPGVRVPTADVSEGLLVRRTLRSGQVVQHPGHIVVMGDINPGAEVIAGGDVIVWGRVRGKVHAGALGNSGAVVCALDLAPAQLRIGQLIAVSPDDRVGQEADAQRSPEMAFVLDGQIIAEPWEPR, encoded by the coding sequence CGCAGGTGGTGATCAAAGGAACACGCCGGGGCCCCTCTATCACTCTCGGTGAGGGTGACTGGAAGGCCATGCTGGCGGACATGGAGGAGCGCCTGCAGCAGGCGCCCTCCTTCTTCCGCGACAGCCAGGTGCACGTCAACGTAGGGGCGCGGGACGTCACCGGCGATGAACTGCGCTGGCTGCTGAGCATTCTCAACCAGCGTGGGGTCAGGCTGGCCACACTGCGCACAACGTCCGAAGCGACGGCGAACGAAGCCACCGCGCTGGGCATCCGCCTGGCACCGCCAGATGCGGTCAGCGATATGCCTGGCGTGCGTGTGCCCACGGCAGACGTCAGCGAAGGACTGCTGGTGCGGCGTACCCTTCGTTCAGGTCAGGTCGTGCAGCACCCGGGGCACATCGTGGTGATGGGCGATATCAACCCCGGCGCTGAGGTGATCGCCGGCGGCGACGTGATTGTCTGGGGCAGGGTCCGCGGCAAGGTGCATGCCGGGGCACTGGGCAACAGCGGGGCGGTGGTGTGCGCGCTGGACCTGGCTCCGGCGCAGTTGCGCATTGGCCAGCTCATCGCCGTCTCCCCGGATGACCGGGTTGGCCAGGAGGCCGATGCCCAGCGCAGCCCGGAAATGGCTTTCGTACTGGATGGTCAGATTATCGCCGAGCCGTGGGAGCCCCGATGA